One Allostreptomyces psammosilenae DNA segment encodes these proteins:
- a CDS encoding Uma2 family endonuclease encodes MVLPTTRADGAPARPPDPVIRDIAGKISTPEGYRVEILEGVIVVSPPPLVRHAAIASRLARAVTTDAIELVSAVTVRDERTGDDLVPDVLATSTEALARDAGTIPPDLVLLVAEIVGPLGGAVDRVTKASRYALSGIPLCLLVEPAKRRTTLYSHPEDGEYLTLHRVPFGHRLPLPDPFGVDLDTGEF; translated from the coding sequence ATGGTCCTACCCACCACGAGGGCGGACGGCGCCCCGGCGCGCCCGCCGGATCCCGTGATCCGCGACATCGCGGGGAAGATCTCCACCCCTGAGGGCTACCGCGTGGAGATCCTGGAAGGGGTCATCGTCGTGTCGCCCCCTCCGTTGGTGCGCCACGCGGCGATCGCGTCCCGGTTGGCGCGGGCCGTCACGACGGACGCGATCGAACTCGTCTCCGCGGTGACCGTCCGGGACGAACGGACCGGTGACGACCTCGTTCCCGACGTCCTCGCAACCTCCACGGAAGCCCTGGCTCGCGACGCGGGGACGATCCCACCCGACCTCGTCCTTCTGGTGGCCGAGATCGTCGGCCCGCTCGGCGGCGCCGTCGACCGCGTCACCAAGGCGAGTCGGTACGCCCTGTCGGGTATCCCGCTCTGCCTGCTGGTGGAGCCGGCGAAGAGGCGCACCACGCTCTACTCCCACCCGGAGGACGGGGAGTACCTCACCCTCCACCGCGTGCCCTTCGGACACAGGCTCCCGCTGCCGGATCCGTTCGGCGTCGACCTGGACACCGGGGAGTTCTGA
- a CDS encoding amino acid permease encodes MTYPEVTAARPDPEPEPGARRGPGQAPPGADEGYQRGLGARQIQMIAIGSAIGVGLFLGAGTAITTAGPSLILVYVVAGAVIFLIMRALGELLSYRPTSGSFAEYAGEFIGPFAGFVTGWTYWIMWVTTGMAEITAAGLYAQYWFPAIPQWVTALAVLVALFGANLVSVRLFGEVEFWFSMIKVIAIVGMILIGLGVLTVGFGDAADTASVTHLWADGGLAPNGVTQTLMTLQIVMFAYLGVEMVGVTASETADPARTLPRAMNAIPWRIGLFYVGALTVILSVVPWREFTPGTSPFVLAFDRIGIPAAAGIVNFVVLTAALSSCNSGLYSTGRMLRSLSQRGQAPVAVRRMTRRRVPATAIACGAAVMVVGVVVNAVSPDRAFTYITSVATVGALWVWAVILLCHLRYRRAVAAGRLPAAAFRMPGAPYTTWLSLAFLALVLALLTLAPETRTALYVAAAWAVSVSLAYLLWSRRRPPRPVERPAPAPAGGATG; translated from the coding sequence ATGACGTACCCCGAGGTGACCGCCGCCCGGCCGGACCCCGAGCCGGAACCCGGTGCGCGCCGGGGCCCGGGCCAGGCCCCGCCCGGCGCGGACGAGGGATACCAGCGGGGCCTGGGCGCCCGGCAGATCCAGATGATCGCCATCGGCAGCGCGATCGGCGTCGGGCTGTTCCTCGGGGCGGGCACCGCCATCACCACGGCCGGCCCCAGCCTGATCCTGGTCTACGTGGTCGCCGGCGCGGTGATCTTCCTCATCATGCGCGCCCTGGGCGAACTCCTCTCCTACCGGCCGACCTCCGGCAGCTTCGCCGAGTACGCCGGCGAGTTCATCGGCCCGTTCGCCGGCTTCGTCACCGGCTGGACCTACTGGATCATGTGGGTCACCACCGGCATGGCGGAGATCACCGCCGCCGGCCTGTACGCCCAGTACTGGTTCCCGGCGATCCCGCAGTGGGTCACCGCGCTGGCCGTCCTGGTGGCGCTGTTCGGTGCCAACCTGGTCTCGGTCCGGCTCTTCGGCGAGGTCGAGTTCTGGTTCTCGATGATCAAGGTGATCGCCATCGTCGGCATGATCCTGATCGGGCTCGGCGTGCTCACCGTGGGCTTCGGCGACGCCGCCGACACCGCCTCGGTCACCCACCTGTGGGCGGACGGCGGCCTCGCCCCGAACGGCGTCACGCAGACCCTGATGACCCTGCAGATCGTCATGTTCGCCTACCTCGGCGTGGAGATGGTCGGCGTCACCGCCTCCGAGACGGCCGACCCGGCGCGCACCCTGCCGCGGGCCATGAACGCCATCCCCTGGCGCATCGGCCTGTTCTACGTCGGCGCCCTGACCGTCATCCTCTCCGTGGTGCCCTGGCGCGAGTTCACCCCGGGCACCAGCCCGTTCGTGCTCGCCTTCGACCGGATCGGCATCCCGGCCGCCGCCGGCATCGTGAACTTCGTCGTGCTCACCGCGGCGCTGTCCTCCTGCAACTCCGGCCTGTACTCCACCGGCCGGATGCTGCGCTCGCTCTCCCAGCGCGGGCAGGCGCCGGTCGCGGTCCGCCGGATGACCCGGCGCAGGGTGCCGGCGACCGCCATCGCCTGCGGTGCGGCGGTGATGGTGGTCGGCGTCGTGGTCAACGCGGTCAGCCCGGACCGGGCGTTCACCTACATCACCTCGGTCGCCACCGTGGGCGCGCTGTGGGTGTGGGCCGTCATCCTGCTCTGCCACCTGCGCTACCGCCGCGCGGTCGCCGCCGGCCGGCTGCCGGCCGCGGCCTTCCGGATGCCGGGCGCCCCGTACACCACCTGGCTCTCGCTGGCCTTCCTGGCGCTGGTCCTGGCGCTGCTCACGCTCGCCCCGGAGACCCGGACCGCCCTGTACGTGGCGGCGGCGTGGGCGGTGTCCGTCTCGCTCGCCTACCTGCTGTGGAGCCGCCGCCGCCCGCCCCGGCCGGTGGAGCGGCCCGCGCCGGCGCCGGCCGGCGGGGCGACCGGCTGA
- a CDS encoding DUF2017 domain-containing protein codes for MPAHFQPTEDGGAAILLDRIEFSILRRFAVQMLELLGPGEEERGDADDPFARLFAEGPSRAPEDPVLARLLPDAYPDDPDAAAEFRRFTENDLRDTKRAAALGIVRDLDAAGRDVLRVTRSGGPRAAEGGEDEEGEGEELDHLGGAEPSEMVLLRLDPEGVQRWLRGLNDQRLALGTWLGVTQGEPELDHLPDDDPHRPLAIAYRWLALLQDTLVETQLR; via the coding sequence ATGCCCGCACACTTCCAGCCCACCGAGGACGGCGGCGCCGCCATCCTCCTCGACCGCATCGAGTTCTCCATCCTGCGCCGGTTCGCCGTGCAGATGCTGGAACTCCTCGGGCCGGGGGAGGAGGAGCGGGGCGACGCCGACGACCCCTTCGCGCGGCTGTTCGCCGAGGGCCCCTCGCGGGCGCCGGAGGACCCGGTGCTGGCCCGGCTGCTGCCGGACGCCTACCCGGACGATCCGGACGCCGCCGCGGAGTTCCGCCGCTTCACCGAGAACGACCTGCGGGACACCAAGCGCGCCGCCGCGCTCGGCATCGTGCGCGACCTCGACGCGGCCGGCCGGGACGTGCTGCGGGTCACCCGCTCGGGCGGCCCCCGGGCGGCCGAGGGCGGGGAGGACGAGGAGGGCGAGGGCGAGGAGCTGGACCACCTCGGTGGCGCCGAGCCCTCGGAGATGGTGCTGCTGCGGCTGGACCCGGAGGGCGTGCAGCGCTGGCTGCGCGGGCTGAACGACCAGCGCCTCGCGCTCGGCACCTGGCTCGGGGTGACCCAGGGCGAGCCGGAGCTGGACCACCTGCCCGACGACGATCCGCACCGCCCGCTGGCCATCGCCTACCGCTGGCTGGCCCTGCTCCAGGACACCCTGGTGGAGACCCAGTTGCGCTGA